The following DNA comes from Erigeron canadensis isolate Cc75 chromosome 3, C_canadensis_v1, whole genome shotgun sequence.
ATTCACACACACTATTACCATGCAGTTGTTCCAATTAGGACTTGAACTATCAACCTCTTGGTTGGAGGATCAACTCAATAACTACTAGGCTAGTACCCGTATATTGAGTGgtactataagtctataacacATATCTTCATGAAAAGCCTTGATAGTTTACCTTCCATCAGAACGCAGTACAACTGACACTGTAACTGCCCTGCAATTTGTTCCTTGCTGCAAGCTCATTCCCTCCATGGCAAGTTTTTCAGGAAACATTGGATAGGTGGCAGTTGGTAAGAAAACAGATGTTCCTCTTCGTAATGCTTCTCTACAGTGAAACCATAACTAAGAAACTTAGCGACCACTATAACTGCAACTATAAGCTGTACAGACCCAAAAGTACCTGTCAATCAAGCTCCCTGGCTCAACAAAGCTAGCTGGATCAGCGACATGTATCCAAACTTTAATACGACCATCCTGCAACTTTGTTGCACTCAATGCATCATCAAGCTGTAAATTTTATTCATTGAGGTTAGATAATGCAAACTTCTAATTAAACATGCTAAACTTCAAAttagatatatgtgtgtgtgtgtgtgtagcaACATGTAACCTCAATGTCCATCCTTACACCCGATTGTGGTGACATATTTCCAATTCTCTAATGGCTTGGCATTTTTGTAATAGAACATAAAAGTGATACTTTGTTCTGAACAGATTTGGAAGATTTCGGATGCTAAAATACAGAAATACTATTGATAAATGCTTGATTCAAATTATTGAAAGGGTTCGAGAGGTTTGTCCACTTGTTCTCCAGATGTATAATCACTTTACTAAAGTAATATTTAAACTCATCATTTAATTAGATATGGCAATAATTGTTGTTCACAAAGATGGCTGGATATTGTATGAAATTTTGACATGTTTTAGACCCTGGAAGATTAAATTATAGACAACGATGGGCTTTTGGTTAatcttcattttttattaaaaaatactcATCCTCCCAATAATTTCATTCATCGAATGCTTATATTGTGCTGAAGCTAAGAGTATGGGGAAGCATTGCTTTTTGAATACTGGTTTCAATTATATACAATCATTTTCTCAAATAACTTATTGATTTTACAGCATCCCTCAAAAAGCAAATCATTGATGAAAAGGTTTAGACGATACTCTATCATGACACTGGCTGTCCATGCCACCGACTATCATTGTGAAATTTCTGGCCAAACTTTGGCGTCGTACTCAATAGGCAATTCGGTTTTTTTCATCTTAACTTGACTATTACCAAGTCTAAATTTAAAGAACCTTTCACTTTCAGTAAATTAGAATGTACCTATCCTATCTGGGTGTTGGCAGTTATTGATGGTACAGCTTACCTTAGATTATGTTCTTTTGGTAGGGACAACAACAAAATCTTCCTAACTGAATGAACAGTTATGGACTTATGGTACATACTACATATATGCGGTATGCCAATGAGCCAACATATTTAAACCTAGAAAACCCactatctataatctataatcctttataaaacaaattggcTCTCTATTTTTGGAAATTCAGCACTTTTTTCAATATTCCCAAACTACCCCTAAGTAAccctaacaaatatatttacaatGGTTAGTTTTTGCACCTTATTAATTTTTGCATCTAATCCTCGACTTATATTTAGAATGATAACCACGGTTAGATGCCTCATCATCTGTATTACCGTTACGACATCTCACGCATTATAAACCGTTGCCGcagcaacgcgcgggcaccctTCTAGTTAAACTAATGTATGTTCCTTTAATGTACACACACATGTATGATATTCATATACATCTGAAAAGAGAAATTTAGATAACAAAGTAACGTTACCTCATCTGCTTCATCCACGTCAATTGCATATACCTTCAGATGTGTCAGATCTATCCTATTGTCCTGAAGTCGCATGCAACAACAAGCAACAGTTAGTCCACTATGTACAATAAATAATCCaatatgatgatgattcttgaaAGCGAAATTCTACGCAACCTAAGAGGGAGAACTTTAAAAGCAATATGTAATCACACATCTTCAaatgacttcaacaataagatgaagaaaaagaaaaagaaatcagTAAAATAACCATACTCCTACTTCATTGATTGACAATAAGCAAATCTGAGCAATCATAAAGGTATATGAATTACCAATGGGGTTAAACCCATTGGTACCACATCATGTGACCACATGGGCCCACAGATGAAGGTTGTAGGTCACGGATTCAAAACTTGTTGAAGGCAAGTagagaaactatatcttgtgatccatgtgtgagGGTGGTGAGTCACTGCGCATGAGTTCTATGCGGTGTGCACTCTAGGTACCAAGACGGTACATAGGTATATGAATTTTCTAAGGCCTAAGTAAAGCTTGACGCATGCTAACATGTGTTTATACAAGAAACCTAATGCTCCTGTCAACTAATGAAATGAAGAATAGGGAAgaacatatacacacatatatacataaacatatatactagTCTTAGACTACTGTGGATACACTGGCAGTATATGgtaatgatttatatatatttgaatgacTAATACGTACTATTGAAGATTTTGTTGTATAAAGCCTTTTATATGATGTATGAATCCTTAATATCATGAAGCATGGaatttttatattcttattcATTAAATTCACTATTGTTGAATTTATTATGTTAgtatcatatattttatatagttgtATTGCATGAAACTTAATATCATCTAATGCTTATTTACATAATCATTTTATATACTTGTATTGCATAAAATTCAAAGTAATTGTgaatttataaatcaaaattcagtttttgtaataattgtgaaaagatgacaacaaataaaaaagaaacacgTCACATTTAGTCATGTTTATCATAGCTTTTCAAAGTTGATAGCAAGTCATGTAAAAATAGCTATAAACTAATAAGCCAAGCTTATAAGTTAAATGATACATTTGCGTTTATTTAAAAGAAGTAacttgttttaatatttaatgaaagaaaagaagattaaTTTTTTTGTCCCACTTGGACTTGAAGTCATGAACAAGCCTTTAactacaaaaagaaaatttctTAGCATATATCAGGGTAGTGACTTTTCAACAAATTCTGAACTTAGTATAAATTTGATAGGACTTCCATCATTTTCATTCATTAATACTATTgtaatatatttgatttataaagCTCCCAACCGCCCATGTAAATGGGACCAATATAATATTGTTTAACAAGCAGAAAAAATTACTTCATAAGATCTCTAAACATAAGAAACCCATTACCTTGTCTGCATCCAGTGATTCTTGCAGCAGTCTGTCAGCTGCTGACAAGATATGATCTGGATAACTGGTACGTACGTTGAGCTTCAGAAGATCAAGATTGACATGTACAGGGAAATATCCGATATCTATGAGGAGATTTACTGCTGAAGTAGACGTCTTAGCTAAGCCCATCGCCTTTAGGATCTAATAATTGATAATATAAAACATAAGAGTGACTGAATGAGTGTCACATCTTGTGATCTACGAAAACTTTCAGAAATTATGCATCGTAGGAAAACGGTCAATAATAGCACAAGGATTACTCTTCAAAATGCGCAAGGAAATTTCAGACACTTTCAACATTCACCTCACAGATGAAATATGTTTACGTATGTAATAGGAAATTACCGCTCCTGCAGTATTCTTTTGCCCATCATCTTTACAAGCATCTATAGCAAATGCCTCAAGAGACTCAATTTTGTGCCAGTTTTTCTCGTCAGCTTGCCAAGACCCTTTACAAGGTTTATCACGTGGTGGCATTGATTTTGCAGATTTCAGCAACTGTAAGAACTCTTGAAACTCTTTCTCGGCCGCCTCCTTAGCAAGCAGTTTACGCTTCATTTCTTCTACCTAGATAATTTAGTTGACAAATAAATTTGCCTTAGCGACTCTCAACGTTGAAAGAGACAAcagaaaaaataacaatatcTGCACTTGCAATATGACTTGTCAAAAACAGCCAACAAAACATCAGTGGCACTGACCTAAACAGTACATAAATTTCTGTATACGAACAAAGTGCTTAATACAGGGAGTGAGGGTGTCAAAATAACATACTAAGCTATTGATTAAAAagatacacacaaaaaaacaacAGCAAACAGTCTGTCCCAGAAAAGCATTCAATATTGTAACATATGTAACTGTCGATCAAATAGTTCAAATGTAGCtcaataagaaagaaaaaaatagggGAGTTCTTGTAAccaatacataaaataaatactagAAACATCATTTGtcatcacataatttataaCCATGTGAGTTCATAACATATTTAACTCCATCCCCTTTCACAGGTGTTTTATTCTCATTCAATATGTATTATCTAATTAGTTCTTCATAACCATCAGCTAAAAACACAGCCGTAAGCTAAATGGCATGCCTTCTGCTTGGAGTATATTAGAGCAACTAGCCTTTCTATCTGTCTTGGTCATTACTGACAAGAACATTGCATAGAATGGGAATTAATCAAAGGGCACACCTGAACAGTTGTCCGAGGACCATAGACAGCACAAGAGCCTTTGCTGTCAAGCACAGTGAAGTAAACTTCATCTCTTGATAGTAAGAGATGCGCACAGTAGCTCTCAAGAGGTTCAGCACTGCCAAAGATCATCTGTAAGAATAtaaaaaggttaatggagacccaacaataaatcaaatatcACATTCAACCACACATACCTCAGCCAATTCTGCAGCTGTTACTGATTTGTTACTATCAAGAAGCTCAATCCAAGCAAATTCAAGGAGTGTGGGATCCTGCAACATATTACTTAGGTAAATATCAGTATAAACCATAAAAACTACGGACATGTTACATCATTTAACTCAACTACTTAAGTAAAAGAGAACCAACCAAGTTATCCTGAGCTTTCTGATTGAAATCTGATATCTGCGtggtatttaaattaataagcCCTGGAACTATATAAGTGATTTGCTGTGGTTTAATGGAAGTTGTAACACCATTCTGCATATTAAAAACCAGGAAACAATGATAAATCAGCCTAATGCCATTAAAGTAATGAAGAAAGAGTTCCTAAATCTAGCAACCCATGCAACATGCATTAGTAACTTTGTTTCCAGAAAAACCTGATCAGAAACTATCCAATTCCTCCTTCCATCAGGTTTCTGAGCAACAGCGAGCAAAATCCTTTCAGAATCTTTCTTAAACTCCAAAAGCAATCCTTTCTGCAATACTTGCTTCTGTAGATTGTTATCAACAACCGCCTTACTGTTTGTCAATAATGATCTGAAGACCAGGAAAACAATTCACAATAAACCCCAGCATATACTGAAGTAAATTAAGTAACATGAACCCCCAGGTGATTCGTCAAGTCAAACTTCGCTATGTCAGAACTTCAAAATACAGAAGGTAGAAATTATCACCGAGCTAAGTGAGGTGCGTAGATACGAAGATATTAGGTAGATAATGACGCGGACCAAAGAAGCTGGGTGTTCAAGCATGTCAAAGCAGCACAAATTAACTATCAACCCTTTATAAACTTTTGCCTAGATGTTGGCATGGACATAGTACATAGTCCTAATCTGGTTCTTCAGGTCAACAGCCAGCAAAAATGGCAAATCTCTTTACTTAATCGATTATACTATAATACCAACACAAATGACATCAACCTTGTAAAAACTATAGTCAAACTCCTGAGGAACAAGCCCTATCATACGCTTTACTAGCTTCTTTTAGATACTGTCAATAAGAATGGGTAGCCAATCAAGACATTCATAATAAGCCCATCGGTAGTTCATAGTTTGACATAGAGAATGGTTCGTGTGGCTTTCAACCATGCCAGCACCTACGAAACTACTATCTTGGCAACAAGACATATGGGGAACAACATATCAACACTTCTTACATATAACTCTTGATTggccaacatatatataaaactgtATAATAATACGGATCCTACATTCCAAAGGATGATCCATTGCTAAGTGACGAAGATGCTGAACAATACAATCGTTTTGCTGAATAATAGTGATTAAGTTTTTATTGATTAACTTAAAGTGTATGCAGTAGCTCTGCTGTTCAAATACAGTCAATCAATAAGCCATACGTAACTGTCTCCTAATAGTTGGCATGGTACATAGTCCTTATCTGGTTCTTGGGTTCAGCGGCTAGCTAAAATCATATAGCCCTGTATTTCACTTTCAGCTGCTCATATACTATAtgtgatttaaaaaaatacagtCAAATTCTGAAGGAACAATTCATAACGTACAATAGGAATGGATAGCTAAGCACTACATTCATAGTGATAATATCATCGACTCAATACCTTGACATAGGGAATACTTCAGATGGCTTTCGATGACCTTAACAACATGCGTGAAAGTGCAATTGGGAAACTACTAACTTGGCAATAAAACAAACAGAAAACACAATACCAACCCTTTTCATCTATGACTCTTTATTGGCCAATACACCGATAACGTTGAGGACTGATACAAATCCTACATTCTGACCTATATGATCGTTTTTGCTACTAGTAATGATTAACATTAAAATCTAAATTTAGAGTGTATGTGCTATAAGCCTATAATGTTCAAATACAATCTAACTATCGTATATTATATTTGTACATTAACTATATCACCtcctttatataataaaattattattcacAAACTTGcaacattacatacataaaTTCTGTATCTATCCTAGCTTcataacaaataaaacataatgtgaattcataaacaatatatatatacacactaacAAGTAATAACAAAAGAGATTATCGATACGCACTTATTACCGGCACGAATCTTCCTTCTGCGTAACCCTTCGAACTCTTCGAGCACAGAATCGACGAAGCTTTGTACAGAATAGCTTCGATTTCCATATCGTATTACGTTATGGTGAAAATGACTAAAAACTAACGGTCTACAAATTGAAAAACGAGAAAACTGTAAGTACGGATAAGGCCGGATTTGTTGGAACCGCCGGAAAGCAGTTAACGGCAACGGAGATGACGGTGACGTGGAGCGAAGTAGGGTGACTCCTGTACGGACCAccatgttttttaagtgttggttccggtttttcctttttgttgttgataataAAGCTGGGAATTGTAACGGAGAAAAGCGGGTCGGGTCGGTTTCGGATCATGGATGAGGTCAGAAAGGAACCCGATGGTGAGTAAGAcaaaaatcttaatcttaatatatactactaactaatcaaatcgctcaattttatcaaattgattcttgtttatgttattatttaaattaaatataaattaaaaatcttaataatcattattcaaatatattattgtattagtattaatatttatattaatttcttaaaaaatctcattaatttacatttttttatttttcattaataatttacattgtttagccctgaatacttaatttatttttatttttagccataacTTGAGGGaaccttttaaaatttataatcatttaattaattaaaaaaatttcaacatatgaaatattgtctacaaaatgctatttcaaaacctaatgacttatttacaaatattagattagatttttataaattttaaatattaatatttagtttaatatttaatataaacacaacttCAACTCTACATACATATCTCAGACATAATAACcgatgacgatatacaacatcattgtcctaaacacaataggattCACACAAGATTGGACGATCACAGAATAAAACACGATTAAAACAGaaggttacttgaatactaaattcaaatcaatatgaactccattcaaGACTCATTCCATCTCTCAgttaaaaaggtacataattttctcctttttatatattagttttgcgtattaatgtttggAGTTATAGTTGTCAGTCAAATCAgggtcctaattgttatcaaaaaatatgaaaacaatcataattgttatctaattatcatatgacatgtgattgaaaataaacctattggTGTTATGGGTTTGTATCATGATCaagtacatatacttgaatgtcaagtacatgatcacaagtatgtttatagataaattattaatttatattaatttgtagaaaaagtctcattaattaatttatttttttgttttccatcaacaatttacactttttagccctcaatatttaatttaatttatttgtaacCACCAACTTGAGagggttttttaaaaattttctaaaaacagttacaaaaattatttatatttaattttttttaagtaacaattgtcactcaaatcaagagtactaattgttatcaaataaaatgaaacaatcataattgttatctaattaccATAAGACGGGTAATTGAAAAAGAGCATGCATCATGAccacatacatatacttgaatgtcaaatacaagatcacaagtatagttatattttaattcttaatcatctttcataataatatcacattatgagtacaactagTTTCAGAAAagtatattatagataaattattatagcatgtgccttgtggaatgactacgacaaacaattccatcaatatgtctaagctaataatgacagtgacgaacctatgattattgtactacaacttgctaaatataacacttagaaccgtttatcttcaaaattataagcttttatgacttaaatgtatgaaaatctaatattgataatatcataaacgtGTGTCCAGagttggacacgagtctaaaatctagtttattacctatatagtcatcttttaataattaaaaacttaaggaaaataataataGCAGTCTTAaggttgtcattaacagcttattttacatgcataaaaagtactAGTATTTTATAGATCAATAACCATCCCTGAATTTTTGCAatgcaaaatacaaattttaatgcaacaaattaatgacttaaatgtatgaagatccaatattgataatatcgtaaacgtGTGTCAAAGCTTGGAAACGGATCTAAAATCTAATTTATTACCTATATAGTcatcttttaataattaaaaacttaaggaaaataataataGCAGTCCTAAGGTTGTCATTAATATCTTattttacatgcataaaaagtactAGTATTTTATAGATCAATAACAATCCCTGAATTTTTGCAATAAAAAGTACAAGTTTTAATGCAACAAATTAGTTAATACTGACAGCTCTAAAGGCTGacattaacaaaactcaaaacttaatatattaaatttcatatttttgtttacttaataaaaaatatttatcgcatttattattacttaatacatataatCGTATTATATGTTCAATTGTTtaatacatttaaaacataataattaaaaataataattttatttttactttatttaaacCTACATCCACAGATGTTGGttataaacataacaaaaaatacttaattttatttatttattgtaatgATATAACATTTTTCAATATTCACAAAATTTTTCTTCTGACATATGTTCGCAATAAATTATCAACTAATAGATTATATGTTCTAATATCGTTTAAATATGccgtttgaaagaaaaaaaatatatcatcttaatcaaaatcttaatatatactataagacagttaaactaatgacttattaaccaatcaaatcgttcaattttatcaaattgactttcgcttatgtcgtcatttagataaattataaattaaaaatcctaataataattatccaaatatattattataatattatttatattaatttgtagaaaaagtctcattaatttatttattttttgttttccatcaacaatttacactttttagccctcaatatttaatttaatttatttttaaccaccaacttgagaggatttttttaaaattgtctaAAAACAgttacaaaaattatttatatttaatttttttaagttacaattgccactcaaatcaagagtactaattgttatcaaataaaatgaaaacaatcataattgttatctaattaccATAAGACGGGTAATTGAAAAAGAGCCCGCATCATGAccacatacatatacttgaatgtcaaatacaaTATCACAagtatagttatattttaattcttaatcatctttcataataatatcacattatgagtacaactagTTTCAAAAACTTCTATAATAaggaaattattgtagcatgtgtcgtgtggaatgactacgtcaaacaattccatcaatatgtctcagctaataatgacagcgACGAGCAtgcgattattgtactacaGTTTGCACATTGTAACACTTAGAAccttatatcttcaaaattataagattttataaattaaatgtatgaatatctaatattaataatatcgtaaaccccgtgtccagtgttggacacgggtctaaaatctagtttaaatatataaaggttttatattgatatatatttatagatgttttttaaagaatttaatatttaattaagcCCGTCTTTcaacatattaatatatatattaaaaacaaaagtatgaaaaaacgtgtaaagaatagtgtattttctattctttttattttaaccacataagttttaatttttgttgtatttttaatcatttgaataatacatgttttcttcaaaaacttTATGGTTTTTTAACCTCGGTCCATGAAAGCATACCTATTTACAACGcattatctcttgaataattCTTTTCtattaaatcgttaacaaatgtaatgtctcccggggtaacgcccgggtgacatatcttGTTCTATGTAAATAAACAAGTAATATTTGAAAACatgaatatatttaaataaataaatataaatagtataaatatatactcgtaagtaatcctaatacccgtacgatgtacggtagctatataaattatattataacgaaattcgaatatgcatcatacatgatttgtgagtatcAAATAagttgtggttaaagtaaatcgatgaacgaatctaaattataataataaatataatatatgtttagttaaacttttggatttaccttaaatttttagaatcatATCAAAATTAGAGCTTGTAATtatagtggatgatgacaaatagtcttgtgatttgagatcgtaaactcaaatttttgaaattttcatgttaataacttattataattaatataaataatatgagATACAAAATTgagaaataatttaaaaaaaaaaaattattaatgagAACACGGTCAATGaaataagattataatatgttttatattaataagtcaagagttagagtttagttttaagtctaataaggaaattgaatttatatacaactaaaaaaagctaatttaacaaaataaataaattagtaagacacgtgtcgatcaagaatTACGCTACGTGTCGTTTTAAGAAcatgtcaatcatgttttagtttattgatggATATCATGAATGTATTTAACGCGCATACTCCATAGTTTACTTGTGTCCATTTTGCTTACTTTTAAACATATGCTAGTTACGATGTATATTGTGAACTAGTCTTCAGTCCCGTCCGATGGACGGATaatcccaatatatatatatatatatcaaaataataaataacaaaacaggtgaaaaataacaaaacatagacaaaattaagaaatttaaaagtataGACCCTTTTGTAGTAGAATAAACAATCATAATCAAAGTACAATTGAGAGTAAAATAAACTAAAGAGTtgaaaatgtaacaccccaactaaggcggaacaatgagatgtacagaaagtcgagtattcaaaacaaaggattataaataacattcaccatagttttatttgataaaagaatttacaaatgtacaagcatgtgaaccaatttccaagtacaaatgcgtccaccgtacttgaatattaagttcgcgaaagaaataacaagcacatgaagtagtatactacaatgatcaaggcggattccattgcctatcacaaggtttgatctttgactccaaaaggcaacacaaataatcatgaagcatataaatcctcaatgcttaagcttatttcctgaaaagcatgaagaaaaagtgtcaactacgaaaacgtagttggtgagtgcataggtttttatataaatcttggtacatcaccgttttaatacttagaaaaactgattactattacatttcgaaatatccaaaccatatgatcgacaaaattttcatatcatgttatcaagtttccaaataccataatgtcatatcaagacttggagaatctatagtaaaatttcaggttctcatttgtcaaatcatcatgagagaaaaagtatataaatcgattaatcgtatatcataccaaaatcattcggttaccaaaatcatttcaatatcaccaatttccatgaatatttccaattcatcctttgataatcatttgttcaactcattataacccatgtaaataaatccttgtcatatgaccacaagggtctaattccattatcttagatgagtaaatgcttgagccactactactaccattttattcaagtccgattacaatccaataattcaattcatagcacaagctgtcaatcaagtgccgtaataataataacaatgatgataatgggtcgtgccatggagacgcccgattatcttaaggtagttagaacacccgggggccagactagaagtggaggttgtcacgaaggcaaccaaccttccaacggtacgctttgggtgggcggacgaaacctagttgcgcaactaactaactacaggcctccactttcggagtaaatagtagtgtaccgaacgccgcggtttgacagaactcaagctcatcacataaatcctttattttcatgaacatacgaaacaattttatttcatactcatatatcaagaatcatttcatataacaactctctttcaagaaacattgcatatatagaaagtagtttcatttatcatgcttttcaccccgaaagtaaagcacataaaagagtttgaaagggggctatgactcaccttgatatgccgcatattatattcacttatccaaaatgggtacttcccatcaatcgctccatcatacatccgtcacgtttctcaatcacatttgaaagccaagactatccctacgataggactaatacatgtaagttcctatcttaagccatcacttagaaatgccactttcattatattgctatcaattgtggaaccCAAGTATATTGtcaacattcgcattgttttggttgtagcgattgatggtgtaaaatgttactttaattacatgcgtagttataagttgttagatttttggtaacttggcttcatttgtggtttcacttggcatcttaggtcatcATGTAGATATATcgtattaagttatgttatccttgttcatcatttgttgtgtaatcgattttagcgtgaattaacatttgtgatatcaatatatagcttggttaagacaattacttatgtcaatctcacttaattatctttgttttattttgattacacttatctcatgaaattcgtttaagtgttatgggccattatcaattgggttttaggtgtcatgggcttttaaatgttttgggcttacattagttattgagctttaccttatttgggttaggtgcataatgggttatagtggttattgggctataaggcttattgggccaagtgggcctattgatttgtgttccttatgggttcattatttgggtcgggttagcccattatggttcttagttcatt
Coding sequences within:
- the LOC122593233 gene encoding ribonuclease II, chloroplastic/mitochondrial — encoded protein: MVVRTGVTLLRSTSPSSPLPLTAFRRFQQIRPYPYLQFSRFSICRPLVFSHFHHNVIRYGNRSYSVQSFVDSVLEEFEGLRRRKIRAGNKSLLTNSKAVVDNNLQKQVLQKGLLLEFKKDSERILLAVAQKPDGRRNWIVSDQNGVTTSIKPQQITYIVPGLINLNTTQISDFNQKAQDNLDPTLLEFAWIELLDSNKSVTAAELAEMIFGSAEPLESYCAHLLLSRDEVYFTVLDSKGSCAVYGPRTTVQVEEMKRKLLAKEAAEKEFQEFLQLLKSAKSMPPRDKPCKGSWQADEKNWHKIESLEAFAIDACKDDGQKNTAGAILKAMGLAKTSTSAVNLLIDIGYFPVHVNLDLLKLNVRTSYPDHILSAADRLLQESLDADKDNRIDLTHLKVYAIDVDEADELDDALSATKLQDGRIKVWIHVADPASFVEPGSLIDREALRRGTSVFLPTATYPMFPEKLAMEGMSLQQGTNCRAVTVSVVLRSDGSIAEYAVNNSIIRPTYMLTYESASELLHMNLEEEVELRILAEAASLRLQWRRGQGAIETGSLEPRIKVENPDDPEPSIRLYVDDQTDPAMRLVSEMMILCGEALATFGSSNKIPLPYRGQPQSKIDTSAYDHLPEGPVRSSAIVKLMRAAEMDYRKAIRHGILGIPGYVQFTSPIRRYMDLLAHYQVKAFLRGDALPFTSGQLEGMAASVNMNTRIAKKLFSSSLRYWILEYLRRQPKQRKFRALILKFLKDRNASLLLLEVGFQASAWVGIGSHVGDEVEVRVEEAHPRDDTISFKEVIRVT